Proteins from a genomic interval of Drosophila melanogaster chromosome 2R:
- the Hsl gene encoding Hormone-sensitive lipase, isoform A, translating into MIDAASAERASPQFIALFNDNLKLGHEDDGPQAVNGKDTHQHVPADLEATYGTLYAACQDHAAFFARDHTEFGQRLHAAHIAWQDFIVLANRLVQQIDAFAHEYDFDEQTPGNGYRSFIYVTNACIAHGISICQQLTATRSTIFFRKKFYMKEVEACSQLLSSLCTCLQYLLILRQWSASTGDLFACGNHTAEQLFELGDTINQYCFYGRCLGFQYGDSIRGVLRFLGISMASYSESYYSQEGDGPIVKTTRSLWTSGKYLMNPELRARRIVNISQNAKIDFCKSFWFLAESEMMHKLPSIVGSSIKVNRLIELPAEPLKLPRRKNFKASDNLSSDVNQNQGDGDFVEIPVPTAHLGPGLPVSVRLLSARRRSGMLGEGRYRGWHKPIPPSPSILFHCHGGGFVAQSSKSHELYLRDWAVALDCPILSVDYSLAPEAPFPRALQEVYYAYCWLLNNTELLGTTAERVVCAGDSAGANLSIGVALKCIEQGVRVPDGLFLAYCPTLVSFVPSPARLLCLMDPLLPFGFMMRCLRAYAAPAQETLQQNAKQVEDAAQIRNVPKSNVGSLNSSRRTSMARSPLSPLEASMNPDDESSDTFASASASYHSQTVERTDLPHTEGDNSSCVSFEDDSQPIVHYPIEISADPPKDTASAAYIDNFLDKYLIDTATMEVTEETAPEAVQAQANGHAKISSDDDILVETGRDLVAIDTLQGRLQEAVNNITNTLTRCTQSYEIHGSNVMAQQDVRNMDALIARSPSEEFAFDVPKDPFLSPYWASDEWLSQLPETKILTLNMDPCLDDCVMFAKKLKRLGRQVDLEILEGLPHGFLNFTMLSNEAMEGSKKCIKSLQTLLQTDSKTKNIDKANSMDEEESSSPSASLAAS; encoded by the exons ATGATTGACGCGGCTTCCGCCGAGCGGGCAAGCCCCCAGTTTATTGCCCTCTTCAATGACAATCTGAAACTGGGCCACGAGGACGACGGCCCACAGGCAGTCAATGGAAAGGACACCCACCAGCACGTACCCGCCGACCTGGAGGCGACCTATGGAACCTTGTACGCCGCCTGCCAGGATCACGCCGCCTTCTTTGCCCGGGACCACACCGAATTCGGCCAGCGCCTGCATGCCGCCCACATTGCCTGGCAGGACTTCATTGTCTTGGCCAACCGACTGGTCCAGCAGATCGATGCCTTCGCCCACGAGTACGATTTTGACGAGCAGACGCCGGGCAATGGATACAGGAGCTTCATCTACGTGACCAACGCCTGCATCGCGCATGGCATTAGCATCTGCCAGCAGCTGACAGCCACCCGTTCCACCATATTCTTCCGCAAGAAGTTCTACATGAAGGAGGTTGAGGCCTGTTCCCAGCTGTTGTCGTCGCTGTGCACATGTCTGCAGTACCTGCTGATCCTTCGCCAGTGGTCGGCTAGCACGGGTGATCTGTTCGCATGCGGAAATCACACTGCCGAGCAGCTCTTCGAGCTGGGCGACACCATCAACCAGTATTGCTTTTACGGACGCTGCCTGGGCTTTCAGTATGGCGACTCGATACGCGGAGTTCTCCGATTCCTCGGCATCAGCATGGCCAGCTACTCGGAGTCGTACTATTCGCAAGAGGGCGACGGCCCCATCGTTAAGACCACACGCAGCCTGTGGACCAGCGGCAAGTATCTTATGAATCCGGAACTGCGCGCCCGTCGCATCGTTAACATCTCGCAGAATGCTAAGATAGACTTTTGCAAATCCTTTTGGTTTCTGGCCGAGTCCGAGATGATGCACAAGCTGCCCAGCATTGTGGGCAGCTCCATTAAGGTAAACCGGCTCATCGAATTGCCAGCCGAGCCGCTAAAGCTGCCTCGCCGAAAGAATTTCAAGGCATCGGACAATCTCAGCAGTGACGTTAACCAAAACCAAGGCGATGGTGATTTTGTGGAGATTCCCGTGCCCACGGCACATTTGGGACCTGGTTTACCGGTCTCTGTTCGCTTGCTGAGCGCGAGACGACGTTCGGGAATGCTGGGCGAGGGTCGCTATCGCGGCTGGCACAAGCCCATTCCGCCAAGTCCTTCGATTCTGTTTCACTGCCATGGCGGTGGCTTTGTGGCCCAATCGTCCAAGTCCCACGAACTGTATTTGCGCGACTGGGCCGTGGCACTGGACTGTCCTATTCTCTCGGTGGATTACAGCCTAGCTCCTGAGGCGCCATTTCCACGCGCCCTGCAAGAAGTTTACTACGCTTACTGCTGGCTTCTGAACAATACCGAACTCCTAGGCACAACAGCTGAGCGAGTTGTATGCGCAGGTGACTCGGCTGGGGCAAATCTGTCAATTGGAGTAGCCCTCAAGTGCATTGAGCAGGGAGTTCGAGTGCCAGATGGTCTGTTTCTGGCCTACTGCCCAACTCTCGTCAGCTTTGTGCCCAGTCCGGCCCGCCTTCTCTGTTTGATGGATCCCCTGCTGCCTTTCGGCTTCATGATGCGCTGCCTTCGTGCCTATGCCGCTCCCGCCCAGGAGACACTTCAGCAGAATGCCAAGCAAGTCGAGGATGCCGCCCAGATACGCAATGTCCCCAAGTCGAACGTGGGAAGCTTGAACTCCAGTCGCCGCACCTCGATGGCCAGAAGTCCGCTTTCGCCGCTGGAAGCCAGCATGAACCCAGATGACGAAAGCAGCGACACCTTTGCCAGTGCCTCAGCCTCTTACCACAGCCAGACGGTGGAGCGTACCGATCTCCCCCACACCGAAGGCGACAACAGCTCGTGCGTCTCGTTCGAGGATGATTCACAGCCCATTGTGCACTACCCAATCGAAATATCAGCCGACCCACCTAAGGATACCGCCTCTGCAGCCTATATTGACAATTTTCTGGACAAGTATCTCATTGACACGGCCACAATGGAGGTAACCGAAGAGACAGCTCCCGAAGCGGTGCAAGCGCAGGCAAATGGACATGCGAAGATCAGTTCCGATGATGATATTCTAGTGGAGACTGGTCGGGATCTTGTTGCAATAGATACGCTGCAAGGCCGCCTGCAGGAAGCCGTCAACAACATAACCAACACCTTGACGCGCTGCACGCAGTCCTACGAGATTCACGGAAGCAACGTGATGGCTCAACAGGATGTGCGCAACATGGACGCACTGATAGCACGGAGTCCCAGCGAGGAGTTTGCATTCGATGTGCCTAAGGATCCATTCCTGTCGCCGTACTGGGCCAGTGATGAGTGGCTTTCCCAACTGCCGGAGACCAAAATACTT ACACTTAACATGGACCCCTGTCTGGATGATTGCGTTATGTTTGCCAAGAAACTGAAGCGGCTTGGGCGACAAGTTGACTTGGAAATACTTGAGGGGTTGCCGCACGGATTCCTAAATTTCACAATG TTATCCAACGAAGCCATGGAGGGCTCAAAGAAGTGCATCAAATCTCTACAGACGTTGCTTCAAACCGATTCGAAGACCAAGAACATTGACAAAGCCAACTCGATGGACGAGGAGGAGTCCTCCAGTCCCAGTGCAAGTCTAGCCGCTTCATAG
- the PCNA gene encoding proliferating cell nuclear antigen, isoform A, with product MFEARLGQATILKKILDAIKDLLNEATFDCSDSGIQLQAMDNSHVSLVSLTLRSDGFDKFRCDRNLSMGMNLGSMAKILKCANNEDNVTMKAQDNADTVTIMFESANQEKVSDYEMKLMNLDQEHLGIPETDFSCVVRMPAMEFARICRDLAQFSESVVICCTKEGVKFSASGDVGTANIKLAQTGSVDKEEEAVIIEMQEPVTLTFACRYLNAFTKATPLSTQVQLSMCADVPLVVEYAIKDLGHIRYYLAPKIEDNET from the exons ATGTTCGAGGCACGCCTGGGTCAAGCCACCATCCTGAAGAAGATCTTGGATGCCATCAAGGATCTGCTCAATGAGGCAACCTTCGATTGCAGCGACTCCGGCATTCAG CTACAGGCCATGGACAACTCCCATGTGTCGCTTGTCTCGCTGACCCTGCGTTCCGATGGCTTCGACAAGTTTCGCTGCGACCGCAATCTCTCCATGGGCATGAATCTGGGCAGCATGGCCAAGATTCTGAAATGCGCCAACAACGAGGACAATGTGACGATGAAGGCGCAGGATAACGCCGACACTGTCACCATCATGTTCGAATCGGCTAACCAGGAGAAGGTATCGGACTACGAGATGAAACTGATGAACCTCGACCAGGAGCACCTGGGCATACCGGAGACAGACTTCTCGTGCGTGGTCCGCATGCCGGCCATGGAGTTCGCTCGCATCTGCCGCGATCTGGCGCAGTTCAGCGAATCCGTTGTGATCTGCTGCACCAAGGAGGGCGTCAAGTTCTCGGCCAGCGGCGATGTGGGCACCGCCAACATTAAGCTAGCCCAAACCGGCTCTGTCgacaaggaggaggaggcggtgaTCATCGAGATGCAGGAGCCGGTGACGCTGACATTTGCCTGTCGCTACCTGAACGCCTTCACAAAGGCGACGCCATTGTCCACCCAAGTGCAGCTGTCGATGTGCGCAGATGTTCCGCTGGTAGTCGAGTATGCGATCAAGGATCTGGGTCACATTCGCTACTACCTGGCACCCAAGATCGAGGACAACGAGACATAA
- the plu gene encoding plutonium gives MGEINALSCVGQDDVVSLRIVCTMARDGKQHNLEDVDMYGNTALLKACYLGRFECARTLLEFGANIFAMNYFGQNALTLATYAGHLTLVKELLRRRSYKDFNLSSMIPALCVATLQKHSALVAYFTQLDSRGVQETQTVHGLGVAELRGMIKAAGRLDKRNVRSPPTFISNRLR, from the exons ATGGGTGAAATAAATG CACTCAGCTGCGTTGGACAGGACGATGTCGTTTCCCTGCGCATCGTGTGCACCATGGCTCGCGACGGCAAGCAGCACAACCTCGAGGATGTGGACATGTACGGGAATACCGCCCTATTGAAGGCCTGCTATTTGGGTCGATTTGAGTGCGCTCGTACGCTGCTGGAATTCGGTGCAAATATCTTTGCTATGAACTATTTTGGTCAAAATGCCCTGACACTGGCCACTTATGCTGGGCATTTGACTTTAGTAAAGGAACTGTTGAGGCGAAGATCCTACAAGGATTTCAATCTGTCCTCGATGATCCCGGCCCTCTGTGTGGCTACACTGCAAAAACACTCCGCTTTGGTGGCCTATTTTACTCAATTGGATTCGAGGGGCGTGCAAGAAACTCAAACAGTGCATG GTCTGGGAGTTGCAGAGCTGCGAGGAATGATTAAAGCTGCAGGCCGCTTAGATAAGCGCAATGTGCGCTCTCCTCCCACTTTTATTAGCAATCGTCTGCGTTAA
- the RpS18 gene encoding ribosomal protein S18, isoform A, with amino-acid sequence MSLVIPEKFQHILRIMNTNIDGKRKVGIAMTAIKGVGRRYSNIVLKKADVDLTKRAGECTEEEVDKVVTIISNPLQYKVPNWFLNRQKDIIDGKYWQLTSSNLDSKLRDDLERLKKIRSHRGLRHYWGLRVRGQHTKTTGRRGRTVGVSKKK; translated from the exons ATG TCGCTCGTCATCCCAGAGAAGTTCCAGCACATCCTGCGTATCATGAATACGAACATCGACGGCAAGCGCAAGGTTGGCATCGCCATGACCGCCATCAAGGGAGTGGGTCGCCGCTACTCCAACATTGTGCTGAAGAAGGCCGATGTCGATCTTACCAAGCGCGCCGGTGAGTGCACCGAGGAGGAG GTCGACAAGGTGGTGACCATCATCTCGAACCCTCTGCAGTACAAGGTGCCCAACTGGTTCCTCAACAGGCAGAAGGACATCATCGATGGCAAGTACTGGCAGCTGACCTCCTCCAACTTGGACTCGAAGCTGCGTGACGATCTGGAGCGTCTGAAGAAGATCCGCTCCCACCGTGGTCTGCGTCACTACTGGGGCCTCCGTGTGCGTGGCCAGCACACCAAGACCACCGGTCGTCGTGGTCGCACCGTGGGTGTGTCCAAGAAGAAGTAA
- the CG8908 gene encoding uncharacterized protein has product MSSGESPVKTQSSICLLWLVICKTARFQFSNTLTSVIIIVGPIVVFLVYAATALFREPQEETSVKYPPVNITTKVPYIYYSPENLVLAAVIEDVVHDLKAVGSKAFASASELNKALIGKDTYGYVGIEFDDSFSDINELPINVTVGLRFPLHLRKNPKMVWDNTSILKHSKMDVDYYQVEGFLVVQAKLSEALIRAKNEAVVLPEVILQHYPDVAEVDRLDNRVALGGVLFLPVTISAAYLAQMIVMERRDHLRDMLELMGVRAWIYWLSWFLVAFLLLSIPTVFMVLLLKWRYFSLSDSSLVLFFLLVYNLEVLTSAFMISSFFSDTVGVQVAIVIVHLIGCLPWRLLLMGYVPTLPRTIFVCLFLNSSLAMGLQQFIKSENLRLGLHWTYLFERTDWDEFVHLGPILLFMLFGCLLRILVLAYMEQLRSYQNRKWYFPVQPSFWCRWNRRPRSDDFDVEGQETGIRGHPLIVRARNIEKVFNEWIAVKDLNLNFYQDEITVFLGHNDSGKSTILMLLAGFLRPSAGEITINGYDLATNQRKARQSMCICPQPNVLFEKVNARWHLQFYCRLKGLNRQEASAETDKYLEIGRLQDFANTKVKNLPSGIKRMLMLCCNLCGNSKILLLDEPGTSMDPAMRSNMWDLLRRERKGRCIIMATHNMNEAEVVADQIVVLCDAQVIGYGTTGFLTQIAGTGSSYLLICTKMDTCIVAEVTNFLQIRFPDIKLHNEFSIYVTYELPTKYVQQYAALFLELEEALGELNLAEISVCAPTLGSVFLQMGEEMRQSWNRISSFDLLSSPSPMLSLLNLLPTFEVREDDGRVKCCNQWRAIVEKKRLFTLRHQKFYCMIIATPIIICLLIISFSIFIFLVDHHLSELLVTDLSIYPKAVFVIDSPAEGNRFERHYMANVIGQGGTVRSTSGTPIDDYLLAEMESDQVKVQHTFLAGATFDSNANSIIAWSNNKLKHGSALSMGLVYAAIGQELAKLDIRIVNKPYQDTVQQAVRGLIYASTIEFAVLVFHYLVLGTAIFAVLPIVERRSKVQHQQFSSGMSRSTYWLSHLSWDYCFYIAMILPLIVVAGITIGSVLPVIVQLLAFGFSAISFTYLLCLMSNDFGKMFSIILYINMIGVLALFIHPKSPQTRYAVIESVLLVHPHYSLCCGMYEAIRMSTFSLKQLPYLIFSGAAYLTIVVFAWVPRRLNYVFKSIRNEKIYPSYKDEDKEVDKMRRRLAYLTTAHYAFFPLILKNLSKRYGSFVAVRSLTLDLNPFECVGLLGRNGSGKSSIFRMIVGMESITVGSIHIKGYSLKTRPKDASRHVGFCPRELMLLSFMTGKDALRFCCLINGIRREYIKSLVASLAECFELVPHMNKRISTYSNGTKRKLMIAMGTLAPSLMCLDEPTAGVDMHAKYEIWSILDGIRQGGRSILLTTHNLEECEFLCTNVGIMDHGSLLCYGSLSRLKHRFNMGIFVKVKMGTRAEMDDERDNWMQITMMPPNDSEMGSTVGARRMMLAHLLRHHNPPVEPVKKSRTSRAQPDTTNSELNMRKDYEALLQELEEVFKKDHPYSTVSEKYSYRGMITFCIPRGQIKWSAIFEYMENLKDEMQILYYSVSHTTFQDVFMKFVRKQNQ; this is encoded by the exons ATGTCCAGTGGTGAATCGCCGGTGAAGACGCAGAGCAGCATATGCCTGCTGTGGCTGGTCATATGCAAGACGGCCCGCTTCCAGTTCTCCAATACGCTAACCAGCGTGATCATCATTGTGGGGCCCATCGTAGTCTTCCTCGTTTATGCGGCGACGGCTTTGTTCCGAGAGCCGCAAGAGGAGACGTCGGTGAAGTACCCGCCCGTCAACATCACAACCAAAGTGCC GTACATTTACTACTCACCTGAGAATCTAGTCTTGGCTGCTGTCATCGAGGATGTGGTTCACGATCTGAAGGCCGTTGGCAGTAAGGCCTTTGCCAGCGCATCTGAATTGAATAAAGCGCTGATAGGAAAGGATACATATGGCTACGTGGGCATTGAGTTTGATGACAGCTTCAGCGACATAAATGAGCTTCCGATTAATGTCACGGTGGGCCTGCGTTTTCCGCTTCACCTACGCAAGAATCCCAAGATGGTTTGGGACAACACTTCAATCTTGAAGCACTCCAAAATGGACGTTGATTACTATCAGGTGGAGGGATTTTTGGTTGTGCAAGCCAAGCTCAGCGAGGCGTTGATCAGGGCCAAAAACGAAGCCGTCGTCCTGCCGGAAGTAATCCTGCAGCACTATCCCGATGTCGCGGAAGTGGACAGATTGGATAATAGGGTAGCTTTGGGCGGAGTTCTCTTCCTGCCCGTCACCATATCCGCCGCATATCTTGCCCAA ATGATTGTGATGGAAAGGCGCGATCATTTGAGGGACATGCTGGAACTCATGGGTGTGAGGGCATGGATATACTGGTTGTCCTGGTTTCTGGTGGCCTTCCTGCTCCTGTCCATTCCCACCGTATTCATGGTTCTCTTGCTGAAGTGGCGTTACTTTTCGCTGAGTGATTCGTCGCTGGTGCTGTTCTTTCTGCTGGTCTACAATTTAGAGGTCCTCACGTCGGCCTTCATGATTTCGTCCTTTTTCTCGGACACGGTCGGCGTGCAAGTGGCCATAGTGATCGTGCACCTGATTGGCTGCCTGCCATGGCGCCTATTGCTCATGGGCTATGTTCCCACTTTGCCGCGCACCATATTCGTCTGCTTGTTCCTGAACAGCTCGTTGGCCATGGGACTGCAGCAGTTCATTAAGAGCGAAAACCTTCGTTTGGGCTTGCACTGGACATATCTCTTTGAGCGCACCGATTGGGATGAATTTGTGCACCTGGGCCCCATCCTCCTTTTCATGCTGTTTGGCTGCCTGTTGCGCATACTGGTGCTGGCTTACATGGAACAGCTGAGGAGTTATCAAAATAGAAAGTGGTATTTTCCGGTCCAGCCTTCCTTTTGGTGTCGATGGAATAGGCGACCTCGATCCGATGACTTCGATGTCGAAGGGCAGGAGACGGGCATCAGAGGCCATCCCTTAATTGTGCGGGCCAGGAACATTGAAAAGGTCTTCAACGAATGGATTGCAGTTAAAGATCTCAATCTGAACTTTTACCAAGACGAGATCACCGTATTTCTTGGCCACAACGATTCGGGCAAGTCGACAATCTTAATGCTGCTAGCCGGTTTCTTAAGGCCCAGCGCCGGCGAAATCACCATCAACGGCTATGACTTGGCCACCAATCAGAGGAAAGCCCGGCAATCCATGTGCATTTGTCCGCAGCCCAATGTGCTGTTCGAGAAGGTTAACGCACGATGGCACCTCCAGTTCTACTGCCGCCTCAAGGGACTGAACCGGCAGGAGGCCTCTGCCGAGACGGACAAGTATCTGGAGATCGGCCGCTTGCAGGACTTTGCCAATACCAAGGTGAAGAATCTGCCGAGCGGTATTAAGCGTATGCTCATGCTGTGCTGCAATCTGTGCGGAAACTCCAAG ATACTCCTGTTGGACGAGCCCGGCACCAGCATGGATCCTGCAATGCGCAGCAACATGTGGGACCTGCTGAGGCGGGAACGCAAGGGTCGCTGCATCATCATGGCCACGCACAACATGAACGAGGCCGAGGTGGTTGCGGATCAGATTGTGGTCCTGTGCGATGCCCAGGTGATCGGATACGGCACCACGGGCTTTCTCACCCAGATCGCGGGTACGGGCTCATCTTATCTGCTGATCTGCACCAAGATGGACACGTGCATTGTGGCGGAGGTGACGAACTTTCTGCAAATCCGTTTTCCTGACATCAAGCTGCACAACGAGTTCAGCATTTACGTGACTTACGAACTGCCCACGAAGTATGTGCAGCAATATGCGGCCTTGTTtctggagctggaggaggcATTAGGCGAACTGAATCTGGCAGAGATCAGTGTGTGTGCACCCACACTGGGAAGTGTCTTTCTGCAGATGGGAGAGGAAATGAGGCAGTCCTGGAACCGAATTAGCTCCTTTGACTTGCTGTCCAGTCCATCGCCCATGTTGTCACTGCTCA ATCTCCTGCCCACCTTCGAAGTGCGCGAGGACGATGGTCGCGTGAAGTGCTGCAACCAGTGGCGGGCGATCGTTGAGAAGAAGAGACTGTTCACTTTGCGCCACCAAAAGTTCTACTGCATGATCATTGCGACGCCAATCATCATCTGTCTGCTCATCATCTCGTTTtccatcttcatcttcttGGTCGATCATCATCTGTCCGAGCTGCTGGTCACGGATTTGAGCATCTACCCCAAGGCGGTCTTTGTGATCGATTCACCAGCGGAGGGGAATAGGTTTGAACGACACTACATGGCGAATGTCATCGGGCAAGGTGGAACAGTTCGGAGTACAAGTGGAACTCCTATCGATGACTATCTCCTGGCGGAGATGGAGTCGGATCAGGTAAAGGTGCAGCATACGTTTTTGGCCGGCGCCACCTTCGACAGCAACGCCAACTCGATCATCGCCTGGTCAAACAACAAGCTCAAGCACGGCTCTGCACTCTCAATGGGCCTGGTGTACGCGGCCATTGGGCAGGAGCTGGCAAAACTTGATATTCGGATTGTGAACAAACCGTATCAGGATACGGTACAGCAGGCAGTTAGGGGACTGATCTACGCCAGCACCATAGAATTTGCCGTGCTGGTGTTCCATTACCTAGTCCTGGGCACTGCCATCTTTGCAGTTTTGCCGATCGTCGAGCGCCGGTCCAAAGTGCAGCACCAGCAATTCAGCAGCGGGATGAGCCGCAGCACCTACTGGCTGTCGCACCTGTCCTGGGACTATTGCTTTTACATCGCAATGATCTTGCCTCTGATCGTGGTCGCCGGAATCACAATAGGTTCCGTGTTGCCCGTAATAGTTCAGTTGCTTGCCTTCGGGTTCTCCGCCATTTCATTCACCTATCTGTTGTGCCTGATGTCCAATGATTTCGGCAAGATGTTCAGCATTATATTGTACATCAATATGATAG GTGTTTTGGCCCTCTTCATTCACCCAAAGAGTCCGCAAACTCGGTACGCTGTTATTGAGTCCGTGCTTTTGGTCCATCCACATTATTCATTGTGTTGCGGAATGTATGAGGCGATACGTATGAGTACCTTCAGCTTGAAGCAGCTACCTTACCTGATCTTCAGCGGAGCGGCGTATCTTACCATTGTGGTGTTCGCATGGGTTCCGCGCCGACTAAACTATGTCTTCAA GTCAATTCGCAACGAAAAGATATACCCAAGCTACAAGGATGAGGATAAGGAAGTGGACAAAATGCGGCGGAGATTGGCCTACCTGACCACAGCGCATTACGCCTTCTTTCCTCTGATCCTAAAGAACCTATCGAAGCGGTATGGCAGCTTTGTGGCAGTGCGGTCCCTAACATTGGATCTCAATCC TTTCGAGTGCGTTGGCTTGCTGGGAAGGAATGGGTCTGGCAAGTCCAGCATCTTCCGCATGATCGTGGGCATGGAGTCGATCACGGTGGGCAGCATTCACATCAAGGGCTACAGCCTGAAGACGCGTCCCAAGGACGCCTCGCGACACGTGGGATTCTGTCCGCGGGAACTGATGCTCTTGTCGTTCATGACTGGCAAGGATGCGCTGCGCTTCTGTTGCTTGATCAACGGCATTCGAAGGGAATATATCAAGAGCTTGGTGGCATCATTGGCCGAGTGCTTTGAACTCGTACCGCACATGAATAAGCGCATCAGCACATACAGCAATGGAACGAAGCGGAAGCTAATGATTGCCATGGGCACCCTGGCGCCCTCGCTTATGTGCCTAGATGAGCCCACCGCCGGCGTGGACATGCATGCCAAGTACGAGATATGGAGTATTTTGGACGGCATCCGCCAGGGTGGACGCAGCATTCTGCTGACTACGCACAACTTGGAGGAGTGTGAGTTTCTGTGCACCAATGTGGGCATCATGGATCACGGCTCGCTGCTCTGCTACGGATCTTTATCGCGTTTAAAGCACCGCTTCAACATGGGCATTTTCGTTAAGGTGAAGATGGGTACCAGAGCAGAAATGGACGATGAGCGGGACAATTGGATGCAGATCACTATGATGCCTCCAAACGATAGTGAAATGGGAAGCACGGTGGGCGCTCGCCGTATGATGTTGGCGCACTTGCTGAGACATCACAATCCACCAGTGGAACCAGTCAAGAAGTCGAGGACCAGTCGCGCCCAGCCGGACACCACAAATTCGGAATTGAACATGCGCAAGGACTACGAGGCGTTGCTGCAGGAATTGGAGGAGGTCTTCAAAAAGGACCATCCATACAGCACTGTCAG CGAGAAGTACTCCTACCGTGGCATGATCACCTTCTGCATTCCCAGAGGGCAGATTAAGTGGTCCGCGATCTTCGAGTACATGGAGAACTTGAAGGATGAGATGCAGATATTGTACTACTCGGTCAGCCATACAACTTTCCAGGATGTGTTCATGAAGTTTGTGAGGAAGCAGAATCAATAG